A section of the Candidatus Binatia bacterium genome encodes:
- a CDS encoding response regulator — protein MADEYPSKTLRPARILLVEDNPDDVDLVRRALQRGHVDNPITVIGDGRQAFELLVREANRLDRPPFDLLLLDLTLPGLDGRVLLQEIQADKRLRRMPALVLTGSAREEDWISAYKSGAVAFLRKPFDLERFLATIGDLYGYRIVIVKEDVS, from the coding sequence ATGGCCGATGAGTACCCCTCCAAAACATTGCGCCCTGCACGAATTCTCTTGGTGGAAGATAACCCTGACGACGTAGATCTGGTTCGACGTGCACTTCAGCGTGGTCATGTAGACAATCCAATTACCGTGATCGGGGATGGGCGCCAAGCGTTTGAGTTGCTTGTACGGGAGGCCAACCGTTTGGATCGGCCACCCTTCGATTTGTTATTGCTCGACCTGACCCTTCCCGGGCTGGATGGCCGAGTTTTGCTCCAAGAGATTCAGGCGGACAAACGTTTGCGCCGCATGCCCGCACTGGTTCTAACGGGATCGGCTCGAGAAGAAGACTGGATCAGTGCCTATAAGTCCGGTGCGGTGGCGTTTTTGCGCAAGCCGTTCGATTTGGAACGTTTCCTGGCCACGATCGGCGATCTGTACGGGTACCGTATTGTGATCGTGAAAGAAGACGTTTCGTGA